One Rosa chinensis cultivar Old Blush chromosome 5, RchiOBHm-V2, whole genome shotgun sequence genomic region harbors:
- the LOC112164271 gene encoding uncharacterized protein LOC112164271, translated as MAIRFCSKLAFEYWDNTIAANKPNIADPHDRPTWNPPPPGYVAVNCDAAWYKPDIGGLGVVIRDENGVVIGGSTNRTNCGFVEIAEAQAVRLGVVLASDCNLKRVRFQSDSQLVISELLSSKSHRSWKILPIIEEIRNRSKVFEAVTWEWIPREANMVAHNATSLAMSRVDLNRWADRPPPSLSLVLRNDGLLCPPSAGDL; from the exons ATGGCTATAAG GTTCTGCAGCAAGCTGGCTTTCGAGTACTGGGATAACACCATTGCTGCAAATAAACCGAACATCGCtgacccccatgatcgtccaacTTGGAACCCTCCCCCTCCAGGCTATGTGGCAGTCAACTGTGATGCGGCATGGTATAAGCCAGATATCGGTGGCCTGGGAGTAGTCATCAGAGATGAGAATGGTGTAGTGATTGGAGGATCCACAAACAGAACTAATTGTGGTTTCGTAGAAATTGCTGAAGCACAGGCGGTCCGCCTCGGAGTAGTGTTGGCCTCGGATTGTAACctaaaaagggtaagatttcaATCAGATTCCCAGTTGGTGATATCGGAGCTCTTATCATCAAAGTCACACAGAAGCTGGAAAATCTTGCCCATCATTGAAGAAATTCGCAATAGAAGTAAGGTCTTTGAAGCTGTTACTTGGGAATGGATTCCCCGTGAAGCGAACATGGTTGCACACAATGCAACCTCGCTTGCCATGTCGAGGGTGGATCTTAACAGATGGGCTGACAGGCCACCACCTTCTCTATCCCTTGTCCTGAGAAATGATGGTCTTCTGTGCCCACCGTCGGCGGGGGATTTGTAA
- the LOC112201915 gene encoding 26S proteasome regulatory subunit 6B homolog — protein sequence MVTDIGGCDIQKQEIHEAVELPLIHHDLYKQIGIDPPCGVLLYGPPETGKTMLAKAVANHTVAAFVRVVGSEFVQKHLGEGPRMVRDVFRLAKENAPAIIFIDEVDAIATARFDAQTGASSL from the exons ATGGTAACT GATATTGGAGGATGCGATATTCAGAAGCAAGAAATCCATGAAGCAGTGGAACTTCCACTTATTCACCATGACTTatacaaacagattggaatagATCCGCCATGTGGTGTATTGCTCTATGGCCCACCTGAAACTGGTAAAACAATGCTAGCTAAGGCTGTGGCTAACCATACAGTGGCTGCTTTCGTTAGAGTTGTTGGTTCAGAATTTGTTCAGAAGCATTTGGGTGAG GGTCCACGAATGGTTCGTGATGTTTTTCGTCTTGCCAAGGAGAATGCACCTGCCATCATCTTTATTGATGAGGTTGATGCTATAGCTACTGCAAGGTTTGATGCTCAAACTGGAGCTTCAAGTTTGTAG